A genome region from Triticum aestivum cultivar Chinese Spring chromosome 2B, IWGSC CS RefSeq v2.1, whole genome shotgun sequence includes the following:
- the LOC123044816 gene encoding uncharacterized protein produces the protein MQGFRYEEESHNYAPQQSYSAPIHIPQHQEMLPMELNGPPFGQPTPSTQVPTQDEFDDIDKLALLSLEFTWSAEDDPIRKVILDEMKNIKSGNELVEEVKKIEKNINAGSTISSQLEVSNSGIPLDTCEVPIPSHPAEQDCRCLEHEIPQIEEDELEKKEQDDQELQFPSDQVEDSSSTTPEEVQEAAIDEDEEPEIHFPIVIPERDVSGLSNPLNYMSSYDLFATTLHCMMPSLKVYLKNYLLGHDHTHPVSGIAHISVHDTYVPIAIPMLNETCDSNTSIELTDLYHPKHVLYSYAYVIGYSIDDLEGIIPTTCIVSLVECSFRFLLVHDPLHADQVRGDIPWDPGGLGAWG, from the coding sequence ATGCAGGGATTTAGGTATGAAGAGGAGAGCCACAATTATGCTCCACAACAGTCTTATTCAGCTCCTATTCATATACCTCAGCACCAGGAGATGTTGCCAATGGAGTTAAATGGTCCTCCATTTGGTCAACCAACACCTTCAACACAAGTGCCTACTCAAGATGAGTTCGATGACATAGACAAGCTCGCACTTTTGAGTCTCGAGTTCACTTGGAGTGCCGAGGATGATCCTATTAGGAAGGTTATACTAGATGAAATGAAGAATATCAAGAGTGGGAATGAGCTAGTGGAAGAAGTAAAGAAGATTGAGAAGAACATCAACGCTGGCAGTACTATTTCTTCACAGCTTGAGGTGAGTAATTCTGGGATTCCCCTTGATACATGTGAGGTTCCAATACCGTCACATCCAGCTGAGCAAGATTGCAGGTGCCTTGAGCATGAGATACCTCAGATTGAAGAAGATGAACTAGAAAAAAAGGAACAAGATGATCAAGAGCTACAATTCCCAAGTGATCAAGTTGAAGACTCATCATCTACTACTCCTGAAGAAGTACAAGAAGCTGCtatagatgaagatgaagaacctgagATTCATTTTCCTATTGTCATACCAGAGCGTGATGTGTCAGGTTTATCTAATCCTCTTAATTACATGTCTTCATATGATTTGTTTGCTACTACCTTGCATTGCATGATGCCATCACTTAAGGTATATTTGAAAAACTATTTGCTTGGACATGATCATACACACCCTGTTAGTGGCATTGCTCATATCTCTGTTCATGATACTTATGTTCCTATTGCTATACCCATGCTTAATGAAACGTGTGATTCTAATACTAGCATTGAGCTTACTGATTTGTACCATCCTAAACATGTGCTTTATAGCTATGCTTATGTAATTGGATATTCGATTGATGACTTGGAGGGTATTATCCCTACCACTTGCATTGTCTCTCTCGTTGAGTGCTCTTTCAGGTTTTTGCTTGTGCACGATCCATTACATGCTGACCAAGTTCGAGGTGACATTCCTTGGGACCCTGGTGGACTCGGAGCATGGGgatga